In Poecilia reticulata strain Guanapo linkage group LG17, Guppy_female_1.0+MT, whole genome shotgun sequence, the following proteins share a genomic window:
- the casp8 gene encoding caspase-8 gives MNRLLLSRIDEDLDSGEVAELCFLCSDVINRKQLEGIKCARDLFLKLEEKGSLNSTFLAELFRTTRRADLLNILESDSREREEADACPAYLSEYRLMLYKIHEDLTDDKVEMLKFLVNDQIAKRQLDKSSTALNVFAEMEKAGLISENNVDKLHKLMIDTGNKLLAETVERYKDRFPPTGPGGVNSHSAQQATTPSEDIDEFYSLTQNPRGLCVIISNEDFMESKHRKRLGSKIDDENLSKLFKRFGFVPDIYXNLTADKITETLKELSKRDFSKEDALVVCVLSHGGKGTIIGTDGKEVKLDNLFDPFKSVSSLFGKPKLFFIQACQDEVPLSQNTSQDEPLKETPSDSVFSDASCPSKDGDILIGMATVPYSKAYRHVEKGSIYIQVLCKELENAANSPKRDDILTVLTRVNREVNNHFMIRNKQMPEPKYTLTKRLVLRFV, from the exons ATGAACAGGCTACTGCTGTCCCGGATTGACGAGGACCTGGACTCTGGAGAGGTAGCCGAGCTGTGCTTCCTGTGTAGCgatgtcatcaacagaaagcaACTTGAGGGG ATCAAGTGTGCAAGGGACTTGTTCTTGAAACTGGAGGAGAAAGGTTCCCTGAACAGCACATTCCTCGCTGAGCTGTTCCGCACCACCCGTCGAGCAGATCTCCTCAACATCTTGGAGAGTGACAGCAGAGAAAGGGAGGAAGCTGACGCCTGCCCTGCTTACCTGTCTGAATACAG GTTGATGCTGTACAAAATACACGAGGATTTGACCGACGACAAGGTGGAAATGTTGAAGTTCCTAGTCAACGATCAGATCGCCAAACGACAATTGGACAAGAGCAGC ACGGCTTTAAACGTGTTTGCTGAAATGGAGAAGGCAGGTCTGATCTCTGAAAACAACGTCGATAAACTCCACAAGCTTATGATCGACACTGGTAATAAACTGCTGGCAGAAACTGTGGAAAGGTACAAAGACAGATTCCCTCCCACAG GTCCAGGAGGCGTCAACAGTCATAGTGCACAACAGGCAACGACGCCATCTGAAGAC ATAGACGAGTTCTACAGTCTGACACAGAATCCTCGAGGTTTGTGTGTGATCATCAGCAATGAGGACTTCATGGAatctaaacacagaaaacgTCTTGGAAGCAAAATTGACGACG AAAATCTAAGCAAACTGTTCAAACGCTTCGGCTTTGTTCCGGACATATACGSAAACCTGACAGCTGATAAGATTACAGAGACCCTCAAAGAGCTGAGCAAGAGGGATTTTTCTAAAGAGGATGCMTTG GTGGTGTGTGTGCTATCCCACGGAGGAAAAGGCACCATCATTGGCACTGATGGAAAGGAAGTGAAACTGGACAATCTGTTTGATCCGTTCAAGAGCGTCTCCTCCTTGTTTGGGAAGCCCAAGCTCTTCTTCATTCAGGCATGTCAGGACGAGGTGCCTCTGTCTCAAAACACAAGCCAGGATGAGCCACTGAAAGAGACGCCATCCGATTCTGTCTTCTCGGACGCGAGTTGTCCTTCTAAGGATGGAGACATTTTGATTGGCATGGCCACAGTGCCTTACAGCAAAGCTTATCGGCACGTAGAAAAGGGCTCCATATACATCCAGGTACTCTGCAAGGAGCTGGAAAATGCAGCTAACAG cCCAAAGAGAGATGACATACTCACCGTCTTAACTCGTGTGAACAGGGAGGTCAACAACCATTTCATGATACGTAATAAGCAGATGCCAGAGCCCAAATACACTCTCACCAAGAGGCTCGTCTTGAGATTTGTTTGA